Proteins co-encoded in one Gopherus evgoodei ecotype Sinaloan lineage chromosome 4, rGopEvg1_v1.p, whole genome shotgun sequence genomic window:
- the TGFB1I1 gene encoding LOW QUALITY PROTEIN: transforming growth factor beta-1-induced transcript 1 protein (The sequence of the model RefSeq protein was modified relative to this genomic sequence to represent the inferred CDS: inserted 4 bases in 3 codons; deleted 1 base in 1 codon), whose protein sequence is MDDLDALLADLETTDSHIXQAPSTAHDSGAAHANELGQDGXPESRPPPPPYNSQQQAMSVDPPPVSAPPSGGDKEHLYSTVCKPRSPRPKEPTAPPFSSSSGVLGAGLCELDRLLQELNATQFNITDEIMSXFPTNKSPDGEKRKEKPEDAGEGGSPSHSAGSTSPPVKPSATSATLELDKLMASLSDFRVQSNLPGCRLHRPQPPLESPWRSSRWCHPSVPAPLARPPQHAGPQGGNLDSMLVMLQSDLSRQGISTSTKGLCASCQKPIAGQVVTALGNTWHPEHFVCTHCQKEMGGSNFFEKDGAPYCERDYFQLFSPRCGLCNEPILDKMVTALDKNWHPEHFCCVKCGRPFGEEGFHEKDGQQYCRQDFYELFSTRCQGCGQAILENYISALSALWHPECFVCRECYAPFLQGSFFEHGGRPFCETHYHKQRGSLCWGCEKPIAGRCITAMARKFHPSTSSAPSASSSSNKGTFKEQNDKPYCHPCFLKLFG, encoded by the exons ATGGACGACCTGG ATGCCCTTCTGGCTGATCTGGAGACTACGGACTCTCACAT CCAAGCGCCCAGTACTGCTCACGACTCTGGGGCAGCCCACGCCAatgagctggggcaggatg CGCCTGAGTCCAGGCCCCCACCGCCACCCTACAACTCTCAGCAGCAG GCCATGTCcgtggaccctccacctgtctCTGCCCCGCCTAGCGGGGGCGATAAAGAGCATCTCTACAG caCTGTCTGCAAGCCCCGTTCGCCCCGGCCCAAGGAGCCAACTGCGCCACCCTTCTCCTCGTCCAGCGGGGTGCTGGGCGCTGGCCTCTGTGAGCTGGACCGGCTGCTGCAGGAGCTCAACGCCACGCAGTTCAACATCACAG ACGAAATCATGT CGTTCCCAACCAACAAGAGCCCTGATGGGGAGAAGCGGAAGGAGAAGCCAgaggatgctggggaaggggggtccCCAAGCCA CTCCGCTGGCTCCACCTCCCCTCCTGTGAAGCCATCAGCCACATCTGCTACCCTAGAGCTGGACAAACTCATGGCCTCCTTGTCGGACTTCAGAGTCCAGAGCAAC CTCCCGGGGTGTCGGCTGCAccgcccccagcccccactcgaGTCTCCCTGGCGCAGCAGCCGGTGGTGTCATCCGTCTGTCCCAGCCCCTCTGgcccgccccccccagca cgCCGGCCCCCAGGGTGGCAACTTGGACAGCATGCTGGTGATGCTGCAGTCGGACCTGAGCCGCCAGGGGATCTCCACCAGCACCAAGGGGCTGTGCGCCTCCTGCCAGAAACCCATCGCTGGGCAGGTG GTGACGGCACTGGGCAATACCTGGCACCCGGAGCACTTCGTCTGCACCCACTGCCAGAAGGAGATGGGGGGCAGCAACTTCTTCGAGAAGGATGGCGCCCCCTACTGTGAAAGGGACTACTTCCAGCTTTTCTCGCCCCGCTGCGGACTCTGCAACGAGCCCATCCTGGAT AAAATGGTGACAGCTCTGGACAAGAACTGGCACCCGGAGCATTTCTGCTGTGTGAAGTGTGGGAGGCCCTTCGGGGAGGAAG GCTTCCATGAGAAGGACGGCCAGCAGTACTGCCGCCAGGACTTCTACGAGCTCTTCTCCACCCGCTGCCAGGGCTGTGGCCAGGCCATCCTGGAGAACTACATCTCAGCCCTCAGTGCCCTCTGGCACCCCGAGTGCTTCGTCTGCAGG gaGTGCTACGCGCCGTTCCTGCAGGGCAGTTTCTTCGAGCACGGTGGGCGGCCCTTCTGCGAGACGCACTACCACAAGCAGCGGGGCTCACTGTGCTGGGGCTGCGAGAAGCCCATCGCCGGGCGCTGCATCACCGCCATGGCCCGCAAGTTCCACCCGAGCACTTCGTCTGCGCCTTCTGCCTCAAGCAGCTCCAACAAGGGCACCTTCAAGGAGCAGAACGACAAGCCCTACTGCCACCCCTGCTTCCTCAAGCTCTTTGGCTAA
- the ARMC5 gene encoding LOW QUALITY PROTEIN: armadillo repeat-containing protein 5 (The sequence of the model RefSeq protein was modified relative to this genomic sequence to represent the inferred CDS: inserted 11 bases in 7 codons; deleted 2 bases in 2 codons) codes for MAAAAGGSCPAESLGYCLAQLRGGAEPGLGRALLALRTRHIKQPGGIERFRARGGLGPLLGLLAGAIRPRRTLDLALSILGNCCTEGGXRAQVRELGGIPSLVMILKSLGVESIHNRTARALGNLAIDVENLQAIHDAGAVPPLVQVLASSQDSECLQSVIRALRNLGATPVHRLALAQQGAVRVISERLAASPDDPALAAAAARALLELTKGCSRDCAEQLSLGGGGGPLVALAGHSKRAVRRRPXLGTVHLCLQGMLRPRGGYAGGVAVLVGEIQRRREAGAAGAVLQPLVRXLCLLCREAMNRSRVREAGGLELLLALAADGRQRGCHARVVVAFVAFFYDQEALEVLQAGGLVALLVERLVVQGQWAARCEEEAKEEEGESEDERDAASFDFPPEGRRESGAPEGESSSFQRLRSWLLSEGYIASPCDLSPQWSPDSSLSPTLELQDDTPGPGRLPAGLNSPTCLAPPSLDPAARVQCLASVAEPDSTVADGSHVAETPDAEAPALAHLATARADRHYPAALMPGGAPRLAARPHTALPNPVRMGEHSAAPVVLLATPKSTGTKKDHLAQIAPDAASSAQNLQVQLLLAATPNEELSPNFALTDLQNPARFSAAAATEELCPGTLVPAGPGWHITAPSDKPGPALAPPIPAGASRSDRAPSPVPKHLNPVSPIPTATSQSDLAPSPIPKDLHLVSPIPTGTEQRLLANDFLEPQPAAFSSRRRRQITPPSGRGPLHTGSVPSPRRGPGPQFLLWGGEEELSAPEAPVLLLLSRFSQAEDPSRSLVTGPVLQGLLAYVTGAPAPXYPRCLRLLHRLTCNPICLEAFVRCHAPSLLRAWLVLGVPPEEXPLPWVHETPRSPGSRHRQFKELGETLLCNLCVQAESAFGAGVLTHAALTGAEADQVACAMALPLICRKKSLCRRLLLEHSGLRLLLAALTRGADRPSPSMPWTRSPCCWELLPPLPAPPVPKRSRLAATPTCHYERLVKAGGVDLHSGWTQATLVPASRQAVCTGSDVLRAMLAGGFAEARQALVPIRGVTPAXPFSVLTHFLHGCRGEPCPALGGPFPPGEGELAEQTLAVAEQFLLPXLQELVEEALCQQYLRPGASLDQLYRLGERLGPRGSCCALCPLRPARGRRGAHQPSGPALTRILQVTGDPKGLAQELLAVAMETPWGVGTDGT; via the exons ATGGCAGCCGCGGCCGGGGGGAGTTGCCCCGCCGAGTCGCTGGGCTACTGCCTGGCCCAGCTGCGGGGCGGGGCCGAgcctgggctgggccgggccctgCTGGCGCTGCGGACCCGGCACATCAAGCAGCCCGGCGGGATCGAGCGGTTCCGGGCCCGCGgggggcttgggcccctgctggggctcctggctggggccaTCCGGCCCCGCCGCACCCTCGACCTGGCCCTCAGCATCCTGGGCAACTGCTGCACCGAGGGGG GCCGGGCCCAGGtgcgggagctgggggggatcCCCTCCCTGG TGATGATTCTGAAATCCCTTGGAGTCGAAAGTATCCACAACCGGACAGCACGGGCCCTGGGCAACCTGGCCATTGATGTAGAGAACCTGCAGGCTATCCATGATGCCG GTGCGGTGCCACCTCTGGTGCAAGTCCTTGCCAGCTCCCAGGACAGCGAGTGCCTACAGAGTGTCATTCGGGCCCTGCGCAACCTGGGTGCCACCCCAGTGCACCGCCTGGCACTGGCCCAGCAGGGTGCAGTGCGGGTCATCTCTGAGcgcctggctgccagccctgacGACCCCGCCCTGGCTGCTGCGGCCGCCCGGGCCCTGCTGGAGCTCACCAAGGGCTGCAGCCGGGACTGTGCCGAGCAGCtgagcctggggggtgggggtggc ccCCTGGTGGCGTTAGCCGGGCACAGCAAGCGGGCGGTGAGGAGGCGGCC TCTCGGCACTGTCCATCTCTGCCTGCAGGGCATGCTGCGGCCCCGCGGTGGGTACGCTGGGGGCGTGGCAGTGCTGGTGGGGGAGATCCAGCGCAGGCGCGAGGCGGGAGCCGCCGGAGCCGTCCTGCAGCCCCTGGTCA CGCTCTGCCTGCTGTGCCGGGAGGCGATGAACCGCAGCCGGGTGCGGGAGGCCGgcgggctggagctgctgctggcgcTTGCTGCGGATGGGCGCCAGCGAGGCTGCCATGCCCGCGTAGTCGTGGCCTTCGTGGCCTTCTTCTACGACCAGGAGGCGCTGGAGGTTCTGCAGGCCGGCGGGCTGGTGGCCCTGCTGGTGGAGAGGCTGGTGGTCCAGGGCCAGTGGGCTGCACGCTGCGAGGAGGAGgccaaggaagaggagggagaaagcgAGGACGAGCGGGACGCTGCCTCCTTTGACTTCCCCCCCGAGGGGCGACGGGAAAGCGGGGCACCAGAAGGAGAGTCATCCAGTTTCCAGAGACTCAG GTCCTGGCTGCTCTCCGAGGGTTACATTGCCAGTCCCTGTGACCTCTCCCCTCAGTGGTCCCCCGAcagctccctcagccccaccctcgAGCTGCAGGACGACACACCGGGACCTGGCCGGCTGCCTGCGGGGCTCAACTCGCCCACCTGCTTAGCTCCTCCGTCGCTGGATCCGGCTGCCAGGGTGCAGTGCTTGGCATCCGTGGCAGAGCCGGACTCAACCGTGGCTGATGGGAGCCATGTGGCAGAGACTCCAGATGCTGAGGCACCAGCCCTGGCACATTTGGCTACAGCCAGAGCTGACAGGCACTATCCAGCAGCGTTAATGCCAGGCGGGGCACCGCGTTTGGCTGCCAGGCCCCATACGGCATTGCCAAATCCAGTCAGGATGGGCGAACACAGCGCAGCCCCCGTGGTGCTGCTGGCTACACCAAAGTCCACTGGGACCAAGAAAGATCATCTGGCACAGATTGCACCGGATGCTGCCAGCAGCGCCCAGAACCTGCAGGTTCAGTTGCTGCTTGCAGCGACCCCGAATGAGGAGCTCTCGCCAAACTTCGCTCTGACTGACCTGCAAAATCCAGCACGGTTCTCGGCTGCGGCAGCCACCGAAGAGTTGTGTCCAGGCACGCTGGTTCCAGCCGGGCCTGGCTGGCACATCACAGCACCATCAGATAAGCCAGGCCCAGCGCTGGCACCACCAATTCCTGCTGGGGCCAGCCGGTCTGATCGGGCACCAAGCCCTGTTCCCAAGCATCTGAATCCAGTGTCACCAATTCCCACAGCGACCAGCCAGTCCGATCTGGCGCCGAGCCCAATTCCCAAAGATCTGCATCTGGTTTCTCCGATTCCTACCGGGACTGAGCAGCGCCTCCTTGCCAATGACTTCCTGGAGCCCCAGCCCGCTGCTTTCTCCTCACGGCGCCGCAGGCAAATCACGCCCCCATCCGGACGCGGTCCCCTGCACACCGGCTCCGTTCCGTCCCCCAGGCGAGGTCCTGGCCCGCAGTtcttgctgtggggaggggaggaggagctgtcGGCCCCCGAGgcacctgtcctgctgctgctctcccggTTCTCCCAGGCCGAAGACCCCAGCCGCAGCCTGGTGACTGGCCCGGTGCTGCAGGGGCTGCTGGCCTATGTCACTGGAGCCCCGGCCCC CTACCCCCGCTGCCTGCGGCTGCTGCATCGGCTCACGTGCAACCCCATCTGCCTGGAGGCATTCGTGCGCTGCCACGCCCCCTCCCTGCTGCGGGCCTGGCTGGTGCTGGGCGTGCCCCCAGAGGA GCCGCTGCCGTGGGTCCATGAGACCCCCAGAAGTCCAGGCAGCAGGCATCGGCAGTTCAAGGAGTTGG gtgAGACCCTGCTGTGCAATCTGTGCGTCCAGGCTGAGTCGGCCTTCGGGGCGGGCGTCCTCACC CATGCTGCTCTCACGGGCGCTGAGGCTGACCAAGTGGCCTgtgccatggccctgcccctcatCTGCAG gaagaAGTCCCTATGCCGGAGGCTGCTCCTGGAGCACTCTGGCctgcgcctcctgctggctgccttGACACGTGGCGCCGACCGCCCTTCACCTTCTATGCCGTGGACTCgctctccctgctgctgggaactgctgccccctctccctgccccgcccGTCCCTAAGCGCTCCCGGCTGGCAGCCACCCCCACATGCCACTATGAGCGGCTGGTGAAGGCAGGCGGAGTGGACCTGCATTCCGGTTGGACTCAGGCAACCCTGGTCCCGGCATCGCGCCAGGCTGTGTGCACCGGCTCCGATGTCCTGCGGGCCATGCTGGCAGGCGGGTTTGCTGAGGCACGCCAGGCTCTGGTGCCCATCCGTGGGGTGACGCCTGC CCCTTTCTCCGTGCTGACCCACTTCCTGCATGGCTGCCGGGGTGAGCCGTGCCCGGCCCTGGGGGGTCCGTTCCCACCTGGCGAGGGGGAGCTGGCGGAGCAGACGCTGGCGGTGGCTGAGCAGTTCCTGCTCC GACTGCAGGAGCTGGTGGAGGAGGCGTTGTGCCAGCAGTACCTGCGCCCTGGCGCCAGCCTGGACCAGCTGTACCGgcttggggagaggctggggccgaggggcagCTGCTGCGCGCTGTGCCCGCTACGTCCTGCTAGGGGGCGTCGAGGAGCCCACCAGCCGAGCGGGCCCGCACTGACGCGGATCCTCCAAGTCACTggagaccccaagggactggcCCAGGAGCTGCTGGCGGTTGCCATGGAGACACCATGGGGAGTGGGCACTGATGGGACCTAG